A window of the Dongshaea marina genome harbors these coding sequences:
- the cysQ gene encoding 3'(2'),5'-bisphosphate nucleotidase CysQ, translating to MTPSQLLPQTLAIARQAAEILHKVYQSKDYQQQLKADQTPVTSADYAAHDYLTKALAELAPEIPVLSEEDSDIPLSERSFWKRYWLVDPLDGTQEFIARSGDFATVIALVEEGIPVLGVVCAPESGDCYYACRGQGAYYQALDSVPEPIHTRQTRESLTIAVSRRQKLDLIKTRLKGDLEYQFVALGSSSLKSCAVAAGRVDAYLRVGPTGEWDTAAVQCIVEEAGGEILSLQQKPLTYNQRESLENPDFMVLAAKELAGILKSA from the coding sequence ATGACTCCCAGCCAACTTCTGCCTCAAACCCTGGCTATCGCCAGGCAGGCAGCCGAGATCCTGCATAAGGTGTATCAGAGCAAGGACTACCAACAGCAACTCAAGGCCGATCAGACCCCGGTCACCAGCGCCGACTATGCGGCCCATGACTACCTGACCAAAGCCCTGGCGGAGCTGGCGCCCGAGATCCCTGTGCTCTCCGAGGAAGACTCTGATATTCCGCTGAGTGAGCGCAGTTTCTGGAAACGTTACTGGCTGGTGGATCCCCTGGATGGCACCCAGGAATTTATCGCTCGCAGCGGAGATTTCGCGACCGTGATTGCTCTGGTCGAGGAGGGGATTCCCGTATTGGGAGTAGTGTGCGCGCCAGAGAGCGGGGACTGTTATTATGCCTGTCGCGGACAGGGTGCTTATTATCAGGCCCTCGATAGTGTGCCTGAGCCGATCCATACCCGGCAGACGAGAGAGTCACTTACAATTGCAGTAAGCCGTCGACAAAAGCTGGATCTCATCAAAACCAGGCTTAAGGGAGATTTGGAGTACCAGTTTGTTGCGCTGGGCTCAAGCTCACTCAAGTCTTGTGCGGTTGCCGCGGGCAGGGTGGATGCATATCTCAGAGTCGGCCCGACAGGGGAGTGGGATACGGCTGCGGTGCAGTGTATCGTTGAAGAAGCGGGAGGAGAGATCCTGTCGTTGCAGCAAAAACCACTGACCTACAATCAGCGTGAGAGTCTGGAGAATCCGGATTTTATGGTTTTGGCTGCTAAGGAGCTGGCCGGGATCCTTAAATCAGCATAA
- the metJ gene encoding met regulon transcriptional regulator MetJ: MTIWNGEYIPPYAEHGKKSQQVKKITVSIPLKVLKILTDERTRRQVNNLRHATNSELLCEAFLHAYTGQPLPEDEDLRKDQADGIPAQALELMKELGIEPDEE, encoded by the coding sequence ATGACGATTTGGAATGGCGAATATATCCCGCCCTATGCCGAGCACGGAAAGAAAAGCCAGCAGGTAAAAAAAATTACCGTTTCTATTCCTCTGAAAGTACTCAAGATCCTCACCGATGAAAGGACTCGTCGTCAGGTGAACAACCTGCGTCATGCCACCAACAGTGAACTCTTGTGTGAGGCGTTTTTGCACGCTTACACCGGGCAGCCTCTGCCTGAGGATGAGGATCTTCGAAAGGACCAAGCCGATGGGATCCCGGCTCAGGCTCTTGAGCTGATGAAAGAGCTTGGTATTGAACCGGATGAAGAATAG